The following coding sequences lie in one Glycine soja cultivar W05 chromosome 16, ASM419377v2, whole genome shotgun sequence genomic window:
- the LOC114389293 gene encoding uncharacterized protein LOC114389293, whose amino-acid sequence MQTLNEASQTDSQCCCSCTTPFFNSPTSLHNTTSKIRNSSAEWRHSFAVTTTSSIFPNTQFTNHESLPSLHESFNEFTKVYPQYSETEQVDHVRAKHYFHLSLSNQTCLDYIGIGLFSYSQLEHHETSKSQVPSSSIPQTPQLPPPNYSDIPFFSLSCKTGSLKTLLLHGGQDSEFEAAMRKRIMCFLNISENDYFMVFTANRTSAFKLVADSYQFQTSRRLLTVYDYESEAVEAMISSSKKRGARAISAEFSWPRLRIQTTKLRKMIERKRKKKKRKGLFVLPLSSRVTGARYPYLWMSIAQENGWHVLVDACALGPKDMDCFGLSLFQPDFLICSFYKVFGENPSGFGCLFIKKSAISSLESSSSAGIVNLVPEKQPHQLSDDSSGTDLEIKNKSLPTCLHEEKPFPLSSFSGPMQTKQSETVEEGEPPDSKLKAPQCSEIEEVQQEPVQTPKTSNVQESDIQFRCLDQVDSLGLILITNRSRYLINWLVNSMLKLKHPNTQGVPLVKVYGPKVKFDRGPALAFNIFDWKGERVEPALVQKLADRSNISISYAFLHHIWFADKYAEEKGRVLHTKVVGDQEVVTTTNKKKDSVGISVVTAALGFLANFEDVYKLWAFVARFLDADFVEKERWRYIAINQKTVEV is encoded by the coding sequence ATGCAGACCCTTAATGAGGCCTCACAAACAGACTCTCAATGTTGTTGCAGCTGCACAACCCCATTTTTCAACTCACCAACATCACTACACAACACAACATCAAAAATCAGGAACAGTTCTGCCGAGTGGCGCCACAGCTTCGCGGTTACAACAACATCCTCTATATTCCCAAACACTCAATTCACCAACCATGAGTCTCTTCCATCACTTCATGAATCATTCAATGAGTTCACCAAAGTGTACCCTCAGTATTCTGAGACTGAACAAGTTGACCATGTTAGAGCCAAGCACTATTTCCACCTCTCACTCTCCAACCAAACTTGCCTTGATTACATTGGCATTGGCCTCTTCTCCTACTCTCAACTTGAACACCAtgaaacatcaaaaagccaagtACCCTCATCTTCAATTCCTCAAACACCCCAATTACCACCACCTAATTACTCAGATATTCCATTCTTTAGCTTATCTTGCAAGACTGGGAGTCTAAAGACTTTGTTGCTTCATGGTGGGCAAGACTCAGAATTTGAGGCTGCAATGAGGAAGAGAATCATGTGTTTCCTTAACATATCTGAAAATGATTACTTCATGGTTTTCACAGCCAACAGAACCTCAGCTTTCAAACTTGTGGCAGATTCATACCAATTCCAAACTAGTAGGAGGCTTTTGACAGTTTATGACTACGAGAGTGAGGCGGTGGAAGCGATGATTAGTTCCTCAAAGAAGAGAGGAGCCAGGGCCATTTCAGCTGAGTTCTCATGGCCAAGGCTGAGGATTCAGACTACAAAGTTGAGGAAGATGATTGAGcgtaagagaaagaagaagaagagaaagggtcTATTTGTTTTGCCACTTAGTTCAAGAGTGACAGGAGCAAGATATCCTTATCTTTGGATGAGCATAGCACAGGAGAATGGATGGCATGTATTGGTTGATGCATGTGCATTGGGGCCAAAAGACATGGACTGTTTTGGCCTCTCTCTCTTTCAACCAGACTTTCTTATTTGCTCTTTCTATAAGGTCTTTGGGGAAAACCCTTCTGGATTTGGATGCCTTTTCATCAAGAAATCCGCTATTTCCAGCTTGGAATCTTCCTCTTCTGCAGGAATTGTCAACCTTGTACCAGAAAAGCAGCCTCATCAATTATCAGATGATTCTTCTGGCACTGacttagaaattaaaaacaaatcattACCAACATGCCTACATGAAGAGAAACCATTTCCTTTGTCATCTTTCTCAGGTCCAATGCAAACTAAACAATCTGAAACTGTTGAAGAAGGAGAACCACCTGACTCAAAACTAAAAGCTCCTCAATGTTCTGAAATTGAGGAGGTACAACAAGAGCCAGTTCAGACTCCTAAGACAAGCAATGTCCAAGAAAGTGACATTCAATTTAGGTGCTTAGACCAAGTGGATTCTTTAGGATTGATTCTCATCACTAACAGGTCAAGGTACCTGATAAACTGGCTGGTGAACTCAATGTTGAAGCTTAAGCATCCCAACACACAAGGGGTTCCTttggtcaaggtttatggtccAAAGGTGAAATTTGATAGAGGGCCTGCTTTGGCATTCAATATATTTGATTGGAAAGGTGAAAGGGTTGAGCCTGCTCTTGTCCAGAAACTTGCTGATAGGAGCAACATATCTATCAGCTATGCATTTCTGCATCATATTTGGTTTGCAGATAAGTATGCAGAAGAGAAAGGAAGAGTCCTACATACCAAAGTGGTTGGAGACCAAGAAGTGGTGACAACAACCAACAAGAAGAAAGATAGTGTTGGAATCAGTGTGGTTACTGCTGCATTAGGCTTCCTGGCTAATTTTGAAGATGTCTATAAGCTTTGGGCTTTTGTTGCAAGGTTCCTTGATGCTGACTTTGTGGAGAAGGAGAGGTGGAGGTACATTGCTATCAATCAGAAAACAGTCG